Proteins co-encoded in one Flavivirga eckloniae genomic window:
- a CDS encoding sodium:solute symporter family protein: protein MGNIDIIIILVFTALVFICGMSFSKAGKNMKSFFAAGGALPWWMSGLSLFMSFFSAGTFVVWGSIAYSSGWVAVSVQWTMCIAGIIIGFFLAPKWQKTKALTAAEYIMDRFGKSTQKTYTYLFLIISLFTTGAFLYPVAKIVEVSTGIPISTSVIVLGVLILIYTAVGGLWAVIVTDVLQFIVLTAAVLIVLPLSFDKIGGVGNFIANAPEHFFDFTNSEYTDLFMVAFGLYNLFFIAGNWAYVQRYTSVATPKDAKKVGWLFGALYTISPIIWMLPPMIYRVLNPDLQDLADEGAYLLMCKEVLPVGMLGLMLGGMVFATSSSVNTTLNISAGVLTNDLYKNIFPKTSTTRLMRVAKIATVVLGVLTIIVALLVPYMGGIVEVVLSLGALTGGAMFLPPLWSLFSKHQTGKTILFVTIVSLVINFFFRFFAPDIIDVKLSRAMEMTVGMGGPILLMTLIEIILVKSKNDTSAFDNYEKIRLSKIANATEEESGEDNSGNKRGTRVIGIGVAATGVLIILLSFIAESAKWLVGGMGAAILFLGLFIIKKSK, encoded by the coding sequence ATGGGAAATATCGATATTATAATAATTTTAGTCTTTACAGCTTTAGTCTTTATATGTGGAATGAGTTTTTCAAAAGCAGGTAAAAACATGAAATCGTTTTTTGCTGCTGGAGGTGCTCTTCCTTGGTGGATGAGTGGTTTATCCCTTTTTATGAGTTTTTTCTCAGCAGGCACATTTGTTGTTTGGGGGTCTATAGCATACTCAAGTGGTTGGGTAGCTGTATCAGTACAATGGACTATGTGTATTGCTGGAATAATAATAGGTTTCTTTCTGGCTCCAAAATGGCAAAAAACGAAAGCATTAACAGCCGCAGAATATATTATGGATCGTTTTGGAAAATCTACACAAAAAACCTACACCTATCTCTTTTTGATTATTTCATTGTTTACTACAGGAGCTTTTTTATATCCTGTGGCTAAAATTGTTGAAGTATCTACAGGGATTCCTATTTCAACCAGTGTTATTGTATTGGGAGTTCTTATACTAATCTATACAGCGGTAGGTGGGTTATGGGCTGTTATCGTAACAGATGTTTTACAATTTATAGTGTTAACCGCAGCGGTATTAATTGTACTGCCACTATCCTTCGATAAGATTGGTGGTGTCGGCAATTTTATTGCGAATGCCCCTGAGCATTTCTTCGATTTCACCAATTCAGAATATACCGATTTATTTATGGTAGCCTTTGGACTCTATAATTTATTCTTTATAGCAGGAAACTGGGCCTATGTACAACGTTACACGAGTGTGGCTACTCCCAAGGATGCAAAAAAAGTAGGTTGGCTATTTGGGGCACTTTATACTATAAGCCCAATAATATGGATGTTGCCTCCCATGATTTACAGAGTATTAAATCCAGATCTACAAGATTTAGCAGACGAAGGAGCCTATTTACTCATGTGTAAAGAAGTATTACCAGTGGGTATGTTGGGGCTCATGTTAGGAGGGATGGTTTTCGCAACGTCTAGTTCTGTAAACACAACGTTAAATATATCTGCGGGCGTATTAACAAACGATTTATATAAAAACATATTTCCTAAAACAAGTACTACAAGGCTAATGAGAGTTGCAAAAATAGCAACCGTAGTTCTTGGAGTTTTAACCATAATAGTTGCCTTGTTAGTTCCTTATATGGGAGGCATTGTTGAGGTAGTTTTAAGTTTAGGAGCGTTAACAGGTGGCGCAATGTTTTTGCCTCCACTCTGGTCGTTATTTTCAAAACATCAAACAGGTAAAACCATTTTGTTCGTAACTATTGTGTCTCTTGTGATCAATTTTTTCTTTAGGTTTTTTGCACCAGATATAATAGATGTAAAATTGAGTCGTGCCATGGAAATGACTGTAGGTATGGGGGGACCAATTTTGTTAATGACTTTAATAGAAATCATACTTGTTAAATCAAAAAATGATACATCTGCCTTTGATAATTATGAAAAAATAAGGCTGTCAAAGATTGCTAATGCTACAGAAGAAGAATCAGGCGAAGACAATAGCGGTAACAAAAGAGGCACAAGAGTCATTGGAATTGGCGTAGCAGCAACAGGAGTACTAATAATCCTGTTATCATTTATAGCAGAATCTGCTAAATGGTTAGTTGGTGGTATGGGAGCAGCCATTCTGTTTCTAGGTCTATTCATTATAAAAAAATCTAAATAA
- a CDS encoding VCBS repeat-containing protein: protein MGEKKVFIWLIQLVFLATIISCNKTNNQSHGFRTTEGSNKKLFEVLSDSISKIVFNNKISESVEMNALNYEYIYNGAGVSAADFNNDGLVDLYFISNQNTNKLYLNKGNLQFTDVTNISKVKGTEGLSLGVATVDINQDGFLDIYVCKSGPFIHSDVRRNELYVSQGINEAGVPIFKEQAKDYLLDLPHYSTQAAFFDYDKDGDLDMFLINHNTDTKVLYDIDNYLKEKSPLTSDRLFRNDNNKFYDVSDEVGLINDGIGFGLGLSIGDLNNDTWPDVLVSHDYAANDRIYMNQCDGTFKEVFKTSTGHASNFSMGNDIADFNNDGWLDFITLDMAPEDNYSIKASMSGMNPEQFNDFVSKGLHYQYMYNTLQINNGVRPIDNTPAFSDVSFLSGISSTDWSWGPLFFDIDNDGDKDLFVSNGIKRDFRNVDFIHYRQNKEKVFSEKIEEAPKEVKSMLEKLRDENILKRMPSRKKANYFYENKGNLQFQKKNKIWCSDKISSSNGATYADLDNDGDLEIITNNMDDVATIYKNNSRELNLGNFLKVNLKGPKNNLFGIGARVTLKTSNGIQIKEQYTTKGFQSSTTTMLHFGLGNLQEVKNLTVYWPDSKVQKINNIKSNQRIILNHSEASLSDIETLPASKTKNNFKDIARTRGIKHFNHQNVFNDFERERLLPHKMSEDKLALCVGDVNGDGLDDFYVGGASNYAGVLYVQNKTGKFTKTNTRLFNKDKKHEDVDATFFDADNDGDLDLYVVSGGNEFNKSSIYYSDRLYINNKGLFSKSSTVLPTGLNVSGSVVCPHDFDGDGDTDLFVGGRQTPGLYPYAGTSFLLKNESNSGDFKFAIIENKALANIGMVTDAKWEDIDSDNLKELILVGEWMPLTVFKNENGTFKKDTSLTNLDENVGWWFSLESGDFDNDGDIDFVAGNLGLNSKYQASKETPFQVYAKDFDQTGTVDIVLSYNQDGVSYPLRGRECSSQQMPFIKKKFKNYHDFALADLETVYGKENISSALNHKATNFSSSFFENQGHGTFKIKPLVNEAQVTTIKSIVPHDYNKDGDLDLLLFGNLYGFEVETPRQDAGYGIYLEHDEEGFSKQFLEGLFVEGEVINVKKIALEDKGLGLLILRNNEALQLLKVK, encoded by the coding sequence ATGGGAGAAAAAAAAGTTTTCATATGGCTCATACAATTAGTTTTTTTAGCGACAATAATTAGCTGTAATAAAACTAACAACCAATCGCATGGTTTTAGAACTACCGAAGGAAGTAATAAGAAATTATTTGAAGTTTTAAGTGATTCTATTTCAAAAATAGTCTTTAATAATAAAATTTCAGAAAGTGTTGAAATGAATGCCTTAAACTATGAATATATATACAATGGGGCAGGAGTTTCAGCCGCAGATTTTAATAATGACGGATTAGTAGATTTATACTTTATCTCTAACCAAAATACCAACAAATTGTATTTAAATAAAGGCAATCTGCAGTTTACAGATGTTACCAATATTTCAAAGGTTAAAGGTACTGAAGGATTATCTTTAGGGGTTGCCACTGTAGATATTAATCAAGATGGTTTTTTAGATATATATGTTTGCAAATCAGGACCATTTATACATTCAGATGTAAGAAGAAATGAGTTATATGTTAGTCAGGGAATTAATGAAGCTGGCGTGCCGATTTTTAAAGAACAAGCCAAAGATTATCTTTTAGACCTTCCGCACTACTCAACCCAGGCAGCATTTTTTGATTATGATAAAGATGGAGACCTGGATATGTTTCTGATTAATCATAACACAGACACCAAGGTTTTATATGATATTGATAACTATTTAAAAGAAAAATCCCCATTAACAAGTGATAGGTTGTTCAGGAATGATAATAATAAATTTTATGATGTCTCTGATGAAGTAGGGTTGATTAATGATGGAATTGGCTTTGGCCTCGGATTAAGTATAGGTGATTTGAATAATGATACTTGGCCGGATGTACTGGTTAGTCATGATTATGCTGCAAATGATAGAATTTATATGAACCAATGCGATGGGACATTCAAAGAAGTTTTCAAAACATCAACAGGTCATGCATCCAACTTTTCAATGGGTAATGATATAGCAGATTTCAATAATGATGGTTGGTTGGACTTCATAACTTTAGATATGGCCCCTGAAGACAATTACAGTATCAAGGCAAGTATGAGTGGGATGAACCCAGAACAGTTTAATGATTTTGTTAGTAAAGGGTTACATTATCAATATATGTACAATACACTTCAAATTAACAATGGAGTCAGGCCTATTGATAATACCCCGGCATTTTCAGATGTTTCTTTTCTTTCGGGCATATCGAGCACAGATTGGAGCTGGGGACCGTTGTTTTTTGATATTGATAATGACGGAGATAAGGACCTTTTTGTTTCTAATGGAATTAAGCGAGATTTTAGAAATGTAGACTTTATTCACTATAGACAAAATAAAGAAAAAGTCTTTTCTGAAAAAATAGAGGAAGCACCTAAAGAGGTTAAATCTATGTTAGAAAAGCTTAGAGATGAAAATATTTTAAAGCGGATGCCGTCCAGAAAAAAAGCAAATTATTTCTATGAGAACAAAGGAAATTTACAATTTCAAAAAAAGAATAAAATTTGGTGTTCCGATAAAATAAGTTCTAGTAACGGAGCTACTTATGCAGATTTAGATAATGATGGAGACCTAGAAATAATAACAAATAATATGGATGATGTAGCTACCATATATAAAAACAATAGCAGAGAATTAAATCTTGGAAACTTTTTAAAGGTTAACTTAAAAGGACCTAAAAATAACCTTTTTGGTATCGGCGCGCGGGTAACCCTTAAGACATCTAATGGTATTCAAATAAAAGAACAGTATACTACTAAAGGATTTCAATCATCAACCACCACGATGCTACATTTTGGGTTAGGCAATTTACAAGAAGTTAAGAACTTAACAGTTTATTGGCCAGATAGTAAAGTACAGAAAATAAATAATATTAAAAGTAATCAAAGAATTATATTAAATCATTCAGAAGCATCTTTGTCTGATATTGAAACTTTACCTGCTTCAAAAACTAAAAACAATTTTAAAGACATTGCAAGAACAAGGGGAATTAAACACTTTAACCATCAAAACGTATTTAATGATTTTGAAAGAGAACGTTTACTACCTCATAAAATGTCTGAAGATAAACTAGCTCTTTGTGTAGGGGATGTTAACGGTGATGGATTGGATGATTTTTATGTTGGAGGAGCCAGTAACTATGCAGGGGTTTTATATGTGCAAAACAAAACAGGAAAGTTTACTAAAACAAATACAAGGCTTTTCAATAAAGACAAAAAACATGAAGATGTAGATGCCACTTTTTTTGATGCCGATAATGACGGTGACTTAGATTTATATGTGGTTAGCGGGGGCAACGAATTTAACAAAAGTTCTATATACTATTCAGATAGATTGTATATAAACAATAAAGGGCTTTTTTCTAAAAGTAGCACTGTGCTACCCACAGGTTTGAATGTTAGTGGTTCCGTTGTCTGTCCACACGATTTTGATGGTGACGGAGATACAGACCTTTTTGTTGGAGGAAGGCAAACTCCAGGATTATATCCGTATGCCGGTACGAGCTTCCTATTAAAAAACGAGTCAAACTCAGGGGATTTTAAGTTCGCTATCATAGAAAATAAAGCACTTGCAAATATAGGGATGGTGACAGACGCAAAGTGGGAGGATATAGACTCAGATAATTTAAAGGAGTTGATATTAGTTGGTGAATGGATGCCACTTACTGTATTTAAAAACGAAAATGGAACGTTTAAAAAAGACACATCGCTTACCAATCTAGATGAAAATGTTGGCTGGTGGTTTAGTTTGGAGTCTGGAGACTTTGATAATGATGGAGATATTGATTTTGTAGCAGGGAATCTTGGACTAAATTCAAAATATCAGGCATCTAAAGAAACCCCTTTTCAGGTATATGCAAAGGATTTTGACCAAACAGGAACCGTTGATATAGTGCTTAGCTACAATCAGGATGGAGTAAGCTATCCACTAAGAGGAAGAGAGTGCAGTTCTCAACAAATGCCATTTATTAAAAAGAAATTCAAAAATTACCACGATTTTGCTTTAGCAGATTTAGAGACCGTCTATGGTAAAGAAAATATAAGTAGTGCGTTGAATCATAAAGCTACTAATTTCAGTTCTAGTTTTTTTGAAAACCAGGGACATGGTACATTTAAGATAAAACCATTGGTAAATGAAGCTCAAGTAACAACTATCAAAAGTATTGTTCCTCATGATTATAATAAAGATGGAGATTTAGATTTGCTTCTTTTTGGGAACCTGTATGGCTTCGAAGTAGAAACTCCGAGACAAGATGCAGGCTATGGAATATATTTAGAACATGATGAAGAAGGATTTAGTAAACAATTTTTAGAGGGTTTATTTGTTGAAGGAGAGGTCATTAATGTAAAAAAAATAGCTTTAGAGGATAAAGGACTTGGACTTTTGATTTTAAGGAACAATGAAGCACTTCAACTTTTGAAGGTTAAATAA
- a CDS encoding RagB/SusD family nutrient uptake outer membrane protein, translating to MKKIKFILVLCFIATIISSCEDTVLNLEDPSAPADTNFFSTEAELEIALAGVYESLAYVRAVPFPQVLDHSTDLGFSRGNVAGTADVTQGSLSSTSGISTGFWSNFYIGVQRANTLLQNMSRAEEVSNVDRFSEIRAEALFLRAFFYSYLIELYGDVPFRTDVITSLNDEGLVLSRTPKAEIVTNILADLETVASILPNDVQERGRASANAANALASRIALYNGNYDLAISKAQAVQNTGITLHSDYESLFTAASIDSEEVLLSINFADGTKTHGLSVRQGSRFGGWCQLVPLQQTLDTYETINGLPIDEDPAFDPANPFENRDPRLKASIVTPGDVWTNHETWQHSDSLGCWRIENGERVERVFNPNSANPAGVTITDNVMDPVTGTFKTYNSGGANRFTSFTGYFWKKFSDEPALKGELAVRPVNAEHPIILIRYGEVLLNYAEAKIESGNIDQSTLDAINLVRERAYNGSGIPYPEVTTMDQAELRKIIRRERKVELADEGFRLFDIRRWGIAEKVMNGTAVGGPANGFSVIGGDLGLIPNIDDDGYVTYPGAPIEPRKEKGDHSYRDLETRLFTPNRDYLWPIPQAEIDAAGDVNIPQNPNY from the coding sequence ATGAAAAAAATAAAATTTATTCTTGTTTTGTGTTTCATTGCAACTATAATTTCTAGTTGTGAAGACACAGTTTTGAATTTAGAAGACCCAAGTGCTCCTGCAGATACTAATTTTTTCTCTACAGAAGCTGAATTAGAAATTGCTTTGGCTGGCGTATATGAAAGCTTAGCATATGTTAGGGCTGTACCTTTTCCTCAGGTTCTGGACCACTCAACCGATTTGGGTTTTAGTAGAGGTAATGTAGCTGGTACTGCAGATGTAACTCAAGGTAGTTTGTCTTCAACTAGTGGTATAAGTACAGGCTTTTGGTCTAATTTTTATATTGGTGTACAACGCGCTAATACGTTGTTACAAAATATGTCTAGAGCGGAAGAAGTTAGTAACGTTGACAGGTTTAGTGAAATTCGTGCAGAAGCATTATTTTTAAGAGCCTTTTTCTATAGTTACTTAATTGAATTATACGGAGATGTGCCATTTAGAACAGATGTAATAACGTCATTAAATGATGAAGGTTTAGTTTTATCTAGAACACCTAAAGCAGAAATAGTCACTAATATATTAGCTGATTTAGAAACTGTAGCAAGTATATTACCAAATGATGTTCAAGAAAGAGGTAGAGCGTCTGCTAATGCAGCTAATGCCTTAGCTTCAAGAATAGCTTTATATAATGGTAATTACGATCTTGCAATAAGTAAGGCTCAAGCTGTTCAGAATACAGGTATAACGCTTCATTCTGATTATGAATCTTTATTTACAGCAGCAAGTATTGATTCTGAAGAAGTTTTATTGAGTATTAATTTTGCAGATGGTACAAAAACACATGGCTTATCTGTAAGGCAAGGATCGCGTTTTGGAGGTTGGTGCCAATTAGTGCCATTACAGCAAACATTAGATACTTACGAAACTATAAATGGATTACCAATAGATGAAGATCCAGCTTTCGATCCAGCAAATCCTTTTGAGAATAGAGACCCAAGATTAAAGGCAAGTATAGTAACACCTGGAGATGTATGGACTAACCATGAAACTTGGCAGCATAGTGATAGTTTAGGGTGTTGGAGGATAGAGAATGGAGAAAGAGTAGAGCGTGTTTTTAATCCAAATTCAGCGAATCCGGCAGGTGTAACCATAACCGATAATGTTATGGATCCTGTAACAGGAACTTTTAAAACATATAATAGCGGTGGTGCTAATAGGTTCACATCATTCACTGGTTATTTTTGGAAAAAATTCTCTGATGAACCTGCCTTAAAAGGAGAGCTTGCAGTAAGACCTGTAAATGCAGAGCATCCAATAATTTTAATACGTTATGGCGAGGTGTTGTTAAATTATGCTGAAGCTAAAATAGAATCTGGAAATATCGACCAATCTACATTAGATGCTATTAATTTAGTGAGGGAGCGTGCGTATAACGGTTCTGGCATTCCTTATCCAGAAGTAACAACCATGGATCAAGCGGAGCTTAGAAAAATAATTAGGCGTGAACGTAAAGTTGAGTTAGCTGATGAAGGATTCCGTTTATTCGATATTAGAAGGTGGGGTATTGCTGAAAAAGTAATGAATGGAACAGCCGTAGGAGGACCTGCAAATGGATTTAGTGTAATTGGTGGAGATTTAGGCTTAATTCCAAATATAGATGATGATGGGTATGTAACTTATCCTGGAGCTCCTATTGAACCAAGAAAAGAAAAAGGCGATCATAGTTATAGAGATTTAGAAACTAGGCTTTTTACTCCTAATAGAGATTATCTGTGGCCAATACCTCAAGCAGAAATTGATGCTGCTGGAGATGTTAATATACCTCAAAATCCTAATTATTAA
- a CDS encoding SusC/RagA family TonB-linked outer membrane protein: MKLNYTLVIGLLSFCLSGWAQQKTVTGIVTDEQGVPLPGTNILEAGTSNGVQADFDGNYSITVNDDATLVFSFVGMLTQRIPLNGRTKIDVTLIEDAARLNEVVVVGYGTQRKVNLTGSVETINASEIARQPVLQTSQALAGLVPGLSATQSSGQPGGDGATIRIRGLGTIGSGANNNPLILVDGIPDDINGIDPSDIKSISVLKDASAAAIYGSRASNGVILITTNRGKEGILKTTYNTYFGVQGQTQNFEFANALEYMQAFNDADPGAFPDSVLDQYRAGVGLGTEALPDTDWLDLLFSEPGFQHYHNLSVRGGSEKAKIAASVSYMNQEGNIPNFDFERVSGRFNTDLKLGNKIDISFDLNFRREVNNQPANLQNVTRQANRLQPLFIAINDDGSWGEGFSGGNSIALVNSGSQDERITNYFRGVIKATYRPIEDLSISATYSPQYTSINRDDFNRPWVWKSSSTAEPVQLGLSSVAKETQERFADNFNIVINYSKDFGDHSLSGLVGYEFLKTQSETWGASRGGFILPDFRTLDNGDADTSQNYGRATLSGLESVFGRVNYSYKGKYLFEANVRRDASSRFSDGFRAATFPSLSVGWRISDEDFFPEDSFVSSLKLRTSWGQLGNQFIFENRQFNGATILDYFGNPLAFPRNFIYQSQFGVGNANPVLGGVPTVGGAQPNLANSELQWERSETYNIGVDASLFSKRLTFTGEYYVRTTKDILLGVTLQPSTGFASVPPQNAGEVQNKGWDFSIGWQDSIGDHFTYGFNANYSVVDNKVTDLGGLNELPPGDRIIRVGESINSIFGFKEDGLYQESDFTGGDLNSGLPVPAFGAIQPGDIKYVDLNNDGIINNDDRTVIGSDIDTNNWGFDVFANYKGFDLFVSVLGVSGRDVYLSQDAGWSFFNAGKIQKWQLDYWTPTNTDASLPRPTALSAHHNWRVNETWTHDASYVRVRNITLGYKLPQDLIKKLNVNNIRIYISGQNLFTFDKMPDGIDPLIPNFNTGDFYPVSKVYTAGLNIGF, encoded by the coding sequence ATGAAACTAAATTACACTTTAGTAATTGGTCTGTTGAGTTTTTGTTTGTCTGGATGGGCTCAACAAAAAACGGTAACAGGAATAGTTACTGATGAACAAGGAGTTCCACTTCCGGGAACAAACATTTTAGAGGCAGGAACTTCTAATGGGGTTCAAGCCGATTTTGATGGTAATTACAGTATTACCGTAAATGATGATGCTACATTAGTTTTTTCATTTGTAGGCATGTTAACTCAACGTATTCCTCTAAATGGTAGAACTAAGATTGATGTCACTCTAATCGAAGATGCTGCTCGCTTAAATGAGGTAGTTGTCGTGGGGTATGGAACACAAAGGAAAGTCAATCTTACTGGTTCTGTAGAAACGATTAACGCTTCAGAAATTGCCCGACAACCAGTTTTGCAAACCTCTCAGGCTTTAGCTGGATTAGTACCAGGATTAAGTGCTACACAAAGTAGTGGACAACCTGGTGGTGATGGAGCTACTATACGTATTAGAGGTCTTGGGACAATAGGATCGGGAGCAAATAACAACCCTCTTATTTTAGTAGATGGAATTCCTGATGATATAAATGGTATAGATCCAAGTGATATTAAATCTATTTCTGTTTTAAAAGATGCTTCGGCAGCAGCAATCTATGGATCTAGAGCTTCAAACGGTGTTATACTAATAACTACAAATAGAGGTAAGGAAGGTATTTTAAAAACTACTTACAATACCTATTTTGGTGTGCAAGGACAAACCCAAAACTTTGAGTTTGCTAATGCTCTAGAATACATGCAAGCATTTAATGATGCTGACCCAGGAGCTTTCCCGGATTCTGTTTTAGATCAATACAGAGCTGGCGTTGGTTTAGGAACAGAAGCATTACCAGATACAGATTGGTTAGATTTATTATTTTCTGAACCAGGTTTTCAGCATTACCATAACCTTAGTGTTAGAGGAGGTTCTGAAAAAGCAAAAATTGCAGCCTCTGTGTCTTACATGAATCAAGAAGGAAATATACCTAATTTTGATTTCGAAAGAGTTAGCGGAAGATTTAATACCGATTTAAAATTAGGTAATAAAATTGATATTTCCTTTGACTTGAATTTTAGACGAGAAGTTAACAACCAACCTGCAAACCTTCAGAATGTAACGCGTCAAGCTAACCGTTTGCAGCCTTTATTTATAGCTATTAATGACGATGGTTCCTGGGGGGAAGGTTTCAGTGGAGGAAACTCAATCGCACTTGTTAATAGTGGGTCTCAAGATGAAAGAATTACTAATTACTTTAGAGGTGTTATTAAGGCAACATACAGACCTATAGAAGATTTATCAATATCGGCAACTTACTCACCACAGTATACAAGTATAAATCGTGATGATTTTAACCGTCCTTGGGTATGGAAAAGTAGTTCTACTGCAGAACCTGTACAACTCGGTTTATCTTCAGTTGCCAAGGAAACACAGGAAAGGTTTGCAGATAACTTTAATATTGTTATAAATTACAGTAAAGATTTTGGAGATCATAGTTTATCTGGCTTGGTAGGTTACGAATTTTTAAAAACCCAATCTGAAACATGGGGTGCAAGTAGAGGAGGTTTTATTTTACCTGATTTCCGTACTTTAGATAATGGAGATGCTGATACTTCGCAAAACTATGGTAGAGCTACACTAAGTGGTTTAGAATCTGTATTTGGTAGAGTAAACTATTCATACAAAGGTAAATACTTATTTGAAGCTAACGTAAGAAGAGATGCTTCTTCTCGATTTTCAGATGGGTTTAGAGCAGCCACATTTCCATCGCTTTCAGTTGGTTGGCGTATATCAGATGAAGATTTTTTTCCTGAAGACTCTTTTGTTTCGAGTTTAAAACTTAGAACTTCCTGGGGTCAATTAGGGAATCAATTTATTTTTGAAAACCGTCAATTTAATGGCGCAACAATTCTTGATTATTTTGGTAATCCTCTTGCTTTCCCAAGAAATTTTATTTATCAATCGCAATTTGGTGTAGGAAACGCAAACCCCGTTCTGGGTGGTGTTCCCACAGTTGGAGGTGCACAACCTAATTTAGCAAATTCAGAATTACAATGGGAAAGAAGTGAAACATATAATATAGGAGTCGATGCTTCTTTATTTAGCAAAAGACTAACATTTACAGGAGAATATTATGTTAGGACAACTAAAGATATATTACTAGGTGTTACATTACAACCATCTACAGGTTTTGCATCCGTTCCTCCACAAAATGCAGGTGAAGTGCAAAATAAAGGATGGGATTTTTCTATAGGGTGGCAAGACTCTATAGGAGATCATTTTACATATGGATTTAATGCTAATTATTCAGTTGTTGATAATAAAGTTACAGATTTAGGTGGGCTAAATGAATTGCCTCCAGGAGATAGAATTATCAGAGTTGGAGAAAGTATCAACTCAATATTTGGTTTTAAAGAAGATGGTTTATATCAGGAAAGTGATTTTACAGGAGGTGATTTAAATTCAGGTTTGCCAGTGCCAGCTTTTGGAGCAATTCAACCAGGAGATATTAAGTATGTAGATCTTAATAACGACGGTATTATTAATAATGATGATCGTACAGTAATAGGTAGTGATATTGATACTAATAACTGGGGCTTTGATGTCTTTGCTAATTATAAAGGGTTTGATCTATTTGTCTCTGTATTGGGCGTTAGTGGCAGAGATGTGTATTTAAGTCAAGATGCAGGATGGTCTTTCTTCAATGCGGGTAAAATTCAAAAATGGCAATTAGATTATTGGACTCCAACAAATACAGATGCTTCATTACCAAGGCCAACAGCTTTAAGTGCTCACCATAATTGGAGGGTTAATGAAACTTGGACTCATGATGCGTCTTATGTGAGAGTAAGAAACATTACTTTAGGATATAAATTGCCTCAAGATTTAATAAAAAAGCTAAATGTTAATAATATCAGAATTTATATCTCAGGTCAAAATTTATTCACTTTTGATAAGATGCCTGATGGCATTGATCCACTAATACCAAACTTTAATACTGGTGATTTTTATCCTGTATCTAAGGTATATACAGCAGGTTTAAATATTGGATTTTAA
- a CDS encoding LacI family DNA-binding transcriptional regulator, with translation MKHVTIKDVAKYLNVSVSTVSRAFNDKYDIRKETKELILKTAEEMGYHPNPIAKKLSQNRSLNIGVVVPEFINEYYSEVIIALQESLVSKGYQVLVMQSDENEKQELKNVKTLIYDMVDGLLIAPTIGHENISYYLKRINDGYPIVFLNRVDESIPASKVIFNNIKWSFFATEHLIRQKYEKIYHLSGYRDLCVSKERIEGFKKAMNKHKISKENYKIIEAGLLAKEGKEVIEDLIFHHDIPDAIFCVNDMVAFGAIKKLKDNGYRVPEDVAIIGFTETRMAELVTPQLSSVKQPTYEMAKAAGELLLKKINNNEIPDETIIMNGELNIRKSSVKGNLTELL, from the coding sequence ATGAAGCACGTAACCATTAAAGATGTTGCTAAGTACTTAAATGTATCTGTTTCCACCGTATCTAGAGCTTTTAATGATAAGTATGATATTAGGAAAGAAACAAAAGAGCTTATACTAAAAACAGCCGAAGAAATGGGATATCACCCTAACCCGATAGCAAAGAAGTTAAGCCAGAACAGATCTCTGAATATCGGTGTTGTAGTTCCTGAATTCATTAACGAGTATTATTCTGAAGTTATTATAGCGTTACAAGAATCCTTAGTTTCCAAAGGATATCAGGTATTGGTCATGCAATCTGATGAAAACGAGAAACAGGAATTAAAAAACGTAAAGACTCTAATATACGACATGGTTGACGGTTTATTGATTGCCCCTACAATTGGGCATGAAAATATTTCTTACTATTTAAAAAGAATTAATGACGGGTATCCAATTGTATTTTTAAACCGAGTGGATGAATCTATACCTGCTTCTAAAGTTATCTTCAACAATATAAAATGGAGTTTTTTCGCTACTGAGCATCTCATAAGACAGAAATATGAGAAGATTTATCACCTGTCAGGCTACAGGGATCTATGTGTTTCAAAAGAACGTATTGAAGGATTTAAAAAAGCTATGAATAAGCATAAAATATCGAAGGAGAATTATAAAATTATAGAAGCAGGCTTATTAGCAAAGGAAGGTAAGGAGGTCATTGAAGACTTAATTTTTCACCACGATATACCTGATGCAATTTTTTGTGTAAACGATATGGTAGCTTTTGGAGCCATTAAAAAATTAAAAGACAATGGCTATAGAGTGCCAGAAGATGTGGCTATTATCGGTTTTACAGAAACCCGAATGGCAGAATTAGTAACACCACAATTAAGTAGCGTTAAACAACCTACTTACGAAATGGCAAAAGCCGCTGGAGAACTTTTACTAAAAAAAATAAATAACAATGAAATCCCTGATGAAACTATAATTATGAACGGAGAATTAAATATTAGAAAATCTTCTGTAAAGGGAAATTTAACTGAGCTCCTTTAA